GAATTTGTCAGAGGAGAAAAAGGTTTCAATTTAGCAGAATTCGTCTCGGCGTATATAAGTAATGTTACAACCACAGCTTATTCTTTCGCAGGTTTCAAGTTTCAGTTCGTAGAAAAGACCAAAAGTTATTTAAAACAGATTAGGGAACTGCTTGGTGCGATCAAAGTAACCCTTAACGTACCAGAATTAACTGCTTTAATTGAAGTTATACTAGATAAAGCACAAAGGAATAAGAATTTAAGTGAAGAGCTTTCCAGGATGTTGGATTTACCTCAAATATTAGCTGAGAAACTAGGTATTCAAAGGATGGTAATAGCTCTTGATGAGTTTCAATATCTTAAGCTAGCAAAGCAAACCTCGCCTGAAATATTTCACATTATGAGGAGTAAGTGGCAGTTTCATAAAAACGTAACCTACGTTATTTCTGGTTCTGCAACTGGAATGCTTAAAGAGATCATAAATACTAAAACCCAACCTTTTTATCAGTTCTTTTATTTAATGAGGGTTAATCCGTTTGATAAGGAGAAATCAAAGGAGTTCCTTAAAAAAGGGTTTGAAATAGAGGGAGTTAACGTTAACGATAATGAAGTTGAGGAGATTGTGTCATATGTGGACGGTTTCCCCGCATGGCTCAACCTAGTAGGTATAAAAATTGTCGTGGAAAGAAAGCCCGTTAATGTAATTTTAAATAGTTTACCTTATGACGAGAACGTGATTAATGCAATAGAAGGTGATTTGAGAAAACTTTCCCCTTCAGCTAGATCAGTCCTTAGGAAATTAGCATATTTAGGTGGTAAAGGAAGACCAAAAGATCTAGGGAATAACATATGGGCTGTGAATAGGGCTTTAGCACAACTTATAAGATATGGATACGTAGAAAAAGAAGAAAGAGGTATATACAAAATACTAGACCCGATGATAGTACATTATTTCGCCGAGAGGAAGATTT
The sequence above is drawn from the Sulfurisphaera tokodaii str. 7 genome and encodes:
- a CDS encoding AAA family ATPase; the protein is MWFIYGPPTPNPFGRDQEIDTLVRFMKNGQPVSLIGPRRIGKTSILLASLNKSSLPFVLISVEEFVRGEKGFNLAEFVSAYISNVTTTAYSFAGFKFQFVEKTKSYLKQIRELLGAIKVTLNVPELTALIEVILDKAQRNKNLSEELSRMLDLPQILAEKLGIQRMVIALDEFQYLKLAKQTSPEIFHIMRSKWQFHKNVTYVISGSATGMLKEIINTKTQPFYQFFYLMRVNPFDKEKSKEFLKKGFEIEGVNVNDNEVEEIVSYVDGFPAWLNLVGIKIVVERKPVNVILNSLPYDENVINAIEGDLRKLSPSARSVLRKLAYLGGKGRPKDLGNNIWAVNRALAQLIRYGYVEKEERGIYKILDPMIVHYFAERKI